From a single Micromonospora sp. WMMD1102 genomic region:
- a CDS encoding nitrate- and nitrite sensing domain-containing protein, whose protein sequence is MLIPSVVAVLLWLVASGYLVFQGFYNREVANSVRNVSIPAVPALASLQQERRLSVAYLAQPSRDLQPLTEQRVQTDQRLTELRGAAKEALASAPQSITTRWQALSDQLDELPNLRATIDTRAASGSRVYDFYNGLLAAATTLFDTQARVVPDVAASLGGVTATESFRVSDQMSRAGSTIDGAFSSRSLNQQGHLEFVALVGAYRSTLTNIAPHLEPAARARYEAITASAPWKELVAAENALIAAGAWDDGIPRGLPVNRTRWESLTRQVSDELISIAVLQADGVSAEALHTGNNQLLTASLGSLLALSIAVAAILWAIRQSHILVDQALSVRLAKLGQDAAAIVDERLPAMMARLRRREKVDLAVELPGHDYGSDEIGQVAAVINRSLKAAAAAAINEAKTRAAGIAMLMGVARRPQRPLQRGLKVIEELQDRVGDEKLLTELFDINHQLTQTRRFLENLVILAGGQIGRRFQNPVPVRRVLLAAFAEAQQYQRITLRGAPDVALTGRAVAGTIHLLAELLDNALAFSPPKTTVWVTCNEVKHGVAVEIEDGGVGMNAEALETANELLAKAPTPDVAALKDGAQVGLHVVAELAKRDGIQVSLRTSAYGGLLAIVLLPERLITPDPAGAGGDRTDSDLQVPAMAGAAPARAGAGQRAPRPAAGGGFGTVTNGSTQRRDPRTAENRRSDRAGDMMSERQANGGTGTAKTTPPRPADAGTAPRSVARPPLPSRQPQQHIAPELRDDPKAADAAAPGAGTARSPEDARDRFTRYQRAWAAGKADGTDEASTSDDNQGGKA, encoded by the coding sequence GTGCTCATCCCCAGTGTCGTCGCTGTCCTGCTCTGGCTCGTAGCCTCCGGATACCTTGTTTTTCAAGGATTTTACAATCGCGAGGTCGCCAACAGCGTACGAAACGTATCGATCCCAGCAGTTCCGGCGCTGGCTTCGCTGCAACAGGAGCGCCGACTGAGCGTGGCCTATCTGGCCCAGCCGTCGAGGGACCTCCAGCCGCTCACCGAACAGCGGGTGCAGACCGACCAGCGGCTGACCGAGCTGCGCGGCGCCGCGAAGGAGGCGCTGGCCAGCGCGCCGCAGTCCATCACCACCCGTTGGCAGGCGCTGTCGGACCAGCTCGACGAGCTGCCCAACCTGCGCGCCACCATCGACACCCGGGCAGCCAGCGGTTCCCGGGTCTACGATTTCTACAACGGACTGCTCGCTGCCGCGACCACACTCTTCGACACCCAGGCCCGGGTGGTCCCCGACGTCGCGGCGAGCCTGGGCGGTGTCACGGCGACCGAGTCGTTCCGGGTCAGCGACCAGATGTCCCGAGCCGGCTCCACGATCGACGGCGCGTTCAGCTCGCGCTCGCTCAACCAGCAGGGGCACCTGGAGTTCGTCGCCCTGGTCGGTGCGTACCGATCCACGCTGACGAACATCGCACCGCACCTGGAGCCGGCCGCACGGGCCCGCTACGAGGCGATCACGGCCAGTGCGCCGTGGAAGGAACTCGTCGCCGCCGAGAACGCGCTGATCGCGGCCGGGGCGTGGGACGACGGCATCCCCCGGGGACTGCCGGTCAACCGGACCCGCTGGGAGTCGCTTACCAGGCAGGTCTCCGACGAACTGATCAGCATCGCGGTGCTCCAGGCAGACGGGGTCTCGGCCGAGGCACTGCATACCGGTAACAACCAGTTGCTGACCGCGTCGCTCGGCAGCCTTCTCGCGCTGTCCATCGCGGTGGCCGCGATCCTGTGGGCGATCCGCCAGTCGCACATCCTGGTGGACCAGGCCCTCTCCGTCCGGCTCGCCAAGCTGGGCCAGGACGCCGCCGCGATCGTCGACGAGCGCCTCCCGGCGATGATGGCGCGGCTGCGACGCAGGGAGAAGGTGGACCTCGCCGTCGAGCTGCCCGGCCACGACTACGGCAGTGACGAGATCGGCCAGGTCGCGGCGGTCATCAACCGGTCCCTCAAGGCGGCCGCGGCCGCCGCGATCAACGAGGCGAAGACCCGGGCCGCCGGTATCGCGATGCTGATGGGCGTGGCCCGCCGTCCGCAGCGCCCGTTGCAGCGCGGCCTGAAGGTGATCGAGGAGTTGCAGGACCGGGTCGGCGACGAGAAACTGCTGACCGAGCTCTTCGACATCAACCACCAGCTCACCCAGACCCGGCGGTTCCTGGAGAACCTGGTCATCCTCGCCGGTGGCCAGATCGGCCGCCGCTTCCAGAACCCCGTCCCGGTCCGCCGGGTGCTGCTGGCCGCGTTCGCCGAGGCGCAGCAGTACCAGCGGATCACCCTGCGGGGTGCGCCCGACGTGGCCCTGACCGGTCGCGCCGTCGCCGGTACCATCCACCTACTGGCCGAGCTGCTGGACAACGCGCTCGCCTTCTCCCCGCCCAAGACGACGGTCTGGGTGACCTGCAACGAGGTCAAGCACGGCGTCGCGGTGGAGATCGAGGACGGCGGCGTCGGGATGAACGCCGAAGCGCTGGAGACCGCCAACGAGCTGCTGGCGAAGGCGCCGACCCCGGACGTGGCCGCCCTGAAGGACGGCGCCCAGGTGGGTCTGCACGTCGTCGCCGAGCTCGCCAAGCGGGACGGCATCCAGGTGAGCCTGCGAACCTCCGCCTACGGCGGGCTGCTCGCCATCGTGCTGCTGCCCGAGCGGCTGATCACCCCCGACCCGGCCGGTGCGGGCGGGGACCGGACCGACTCCGACCTCCAGGTGCCGGCGATGGCCGGGGCCGCTCCCGCCCGCGCCGGAGCCGGCCAGCGTGCTCCACGGCCGGCGGCCGGCGGCGGGTTCGGCACGGTCACGAACGGGTCGACCCAGCGCCGCGACCCTCGAACGGCCGAGAACCGACGGAGCGACCGGGCGGGCGACATGATGAGCGAGCGTCAGGCCAACGGCGGCACCGGCACAGCGAAGACAACCCCGCCCCGGCCGGCCGACGCCGGCACGGCACCGCGCAGCGTCGCCCGACCGCCCCTGCCGAGCCGCCAGCCGCAACAGCACATCGCACCCGAACTGCGGGACGATCCCAAGGCAGCGGACGCCGCCGCACCGGGTGCCGGGACGGCGAGGTCGCCGGAGGACGCCCGGGACCGGTTCACGCGGTACCAGCGGGCGTGGGCCGCCGGAAAGGCGGACGGCACCGACGAAGCGTCAACCAGCGACGACAACCAAGGCGGCAAAGCGTGA